GCTTCGGAAGCGGGACTGGAGCGAGGGGGAGCTTCTAAAATTTTAACTAGCTCTTGCTTTAAGTAATGCTTCAACAATCGAATATCTTGTTTCCCGGTTTGGTCGATATCGGCATGCAAAAATTGAAGCAGTTTCTGGGTGGTTTTTACGCCCACATCGGCTTCAATCAATATTTGCTCCAGGGTCGAAAACAATTCTGCATCAATTTTTTTTCCTCGCCCCACCAGAACATTAATTTTATCCGAAAAATTTCGTTGCGATTTTCTGAGGCCTTCGGTGAGTGGCGAAAATTCTTTTTTTTGTTTTCGACGTCGCAGAATGGAATAAACCAGCAGAATAAGCAGAATAAGTACTGCAACGGCACCCAAAACATACAAACGAAGACTTGCAATATCAAAATCCATCATAATTTGAACTCGGCCCAAATAGGTAAATGATCGCTTGCCGTCAGTGGCATCACGCGACCGGCACTTATTAGATTCAGCTGGTTTTGAAAATAGAAAAGATGATCTATTTTTTTGACCGGTTTCCAGGAGGGAATAGAAAAGAAATTTTTCTGAGAAACTTCAGCATTTTGCAAGCCCAGGGTATTTTGAAGCTTGAACAGGCTTTGCTGCCGGCCTAGTAAATTTTCTTCGTCCGTTTTTTCCAGGCCTTCTACAAATTGCGAAGGACTATTAAAATCTCCTCCCAGGAGGAATAGCTCTCCAGGCTGGGCGGAAAGCTGAGCTGAAACCAGCTGAGCAAGCTCCTCATGCTGAAGTTGATTGGTTCCTTCCTTAAAGGCCTCCAGATGCACATTAAATAATTTCAGTTTTTTCTCTCCTAAATCGATGGATACTTTTTGTGCCACGCGATTTAAATAAAACCAGTTGTACCAAAAAGGATTTTCTTTGGGCTTTGAAAAAACATGCACGATTTGTTCAGTAATGGGAAAACGTGAAAGCACGGCCTGTCCTGAAACCATGCGCCCAAAATGGACAGCCGGAGGCCAATAAGGCCAAGGCACATAGTGCTTATTCCAGGTGAGGGCCAGGGCCGCATAAGGCAGCTGCAGGGCCTTCGCTAAAAACTGCATCTGATTGATGTAAAAAGTGCGCTGCGAGGCAAAATCCACTTCTTGTAACAAAAGGATATCCGGATTTTCCTTTTGCAGGGCCGTGGCCATTTTTTTGAGCTGATCTTCTACTTCTTCGCGCTTGAGTTTTACCGGAAGATTATTTTTATCTCCCGAGGCGTAACCCATGTTGTAGGTCATTACTTTAAGGCTTTGCGGTCTTGTTTCGGTGGAAGAAATTTCAGGATAATGGATGAGTTGCTGTGAGGGATAAGAAGTAGAGGTCGCCGCCAGATAAATGGCAAAGGCAATGCTGGCCAGAATGAATAATATTTTTATCCAGATTTTTTTCATAAACTAAAACTCACAACCAAA
The Deltaproteobacteria bacterium DNA segment above includes these coding regions:
- a CDS encoding endonuclease/exonuclease/phosphatase family protein; the protein is MKKIWIKILFILASIAFAIYLAATSTSYPSQQLIHYPEISSTETRPQSLKVMTYNMGYASGDKNNLPVKLKREEVEDQLKKMATALQKENPDILLLQEVDFASQRTFYINQMQFLAKALQLPYAALALTWNKHYVPWPYWPPAVHFGRMVSGQAVLSRFPITEQIVHVFSKPKENPFWYNWFYLNRVAQKVSIDLGEKKLKLFNVHLEAFKEGTNQLQHEELAQLVSAQLSAQPGELFLLGGDFNSPSQFVEGLEKTDEENLLGRQQSLFKLQNTLGLQNAEVSQKNFFSIPSWKPVKKIDHLFYFQNQLNLISAGRVMPLTASDHLPIWAEFKL